Proteins from one Homalodisca vitripennis isolate AUS2020 chromosome 3, UT_GWSS_2.1, whole genome shotgun sequence genomic window:
- the LOC124357819 gene encoding protein mab-21, whose translation MLVPQDMLAAQSKMLYQLNKYYGERVQTRKTTVAKTIREVCKVVQDVLREVEVQEPRFISSLTECNGRYEGLDVISPTEFEVVLYLNQMGVFNFVDDGSLPGCAVLKLSDGRKRSMSLWVEFITASGYLSARKIRSRFQTLVAQACDKCAYRDSVKMIADTTEVKLRIRERYVVQITPSFKCSGVWPRSAAHWPIPHIPWPHPNLVIEVKTEGFDLLSKECVTMQGKQSAMEGDAWVMSFTEVESRLLYGGCRRRCLSLLKTLRDRHLELPGNPVTSYHIKTLLLYECEKHPRDSEWDEASLGDRINGILLQLISCLQCRRCPHYFLPQLDLFKGKSPSALENAAKQVWRLTRELLTNSRALDKL comes from the coding sequence ATGTTGGTGCCGCAGGACATGCTAGCGGCCCAGTCCAAGATGTTGTACCAGTTGAACAAGTACTACGGTGAGCGAGTGCAGACGCGCAAGACCACGGTGGCGAAGACGATCCGCGAGGTGTGCAAAGTGGTGCAGGACGTGCTCAGGGAGGTGGAGGTGCAGGAGCCGAGGTTTATCTCTTCTCTGACCGAGTGTAACGGGCGATACGAAGGTCTGGACGTTATATCACCCACGGAGTTCGAGGTAGTGCTGTATCTCAACCAGATGGGAGTCTTCAACTTCGTGGACGATGGATCTCTGCCGGGGTGCGCGGTCCTGAAGCTGAGTGACGGCCGCAAGCGGTCCATGTCACTGTGGGTGGAGTTCATCACGGCCTCCGGGTACCTCTCGGCCCGCAAGATCCGGTCGCGCTTCCAGACGCTGGTGGCCCAGGCGTGTGACAAGTGCGCGTACCGAGACTCGGTGAAGATGATCGCCGACACGACCGAGGTGAAGCTGAGGATACGCGAACGCTACGTTGTGCAGATCACGCCGTCCTTCAAGTGTTCCGGAGTGTGGCCTCGGTCCGCAGCCCACTGGCCCATCCCGCACATCCCCTGGCCGCACCCCAACCTGGTCATCGAGGTCAAGACGGAGGGATTCGACCTCCTGTCCAAGGAGTGCGTCACGATGCAGGGTAAACAGTCGGCGATGGAAGGAGATGCCTGGGTCATGTCCTTCACGGAGGTGGAGAGCAGACTGCTCTACGGCGGCTGCAGGAGGCGGTGTCTCAGTCTGCTAAAGACCTTGAGGGACCGACATCTAGAGCTCCCAGGAAACCCGGTAACGAGCTACCACATAAAGACTTTGTTGTTATACGAGTGCGAGAAACATCCTCGGGACTCCGAGTGGGACGAGGCCAGCCTGGGCGACAGGATCAACGGCATCCTGCTGCAACTGATCTCCTGCCTGCAGTGTCGCCGTTGTCCGCATTACTTCCTTCCGCAGCTCGATCTCTTCAAGGGCAAATCACCTTCGGCCCTCGAGAACGCCGCCAAGCAGGTGTGGAGACTCACCAGAGAACTTTTGACGAATTCAAGAGCACTTGATAAACTTTAG
- the LOC124357820 gene encoding protein mab-21-like — MLVPADMMSAQSKMLYQINKYCTEQVQARKVTIAKTIREVCKVVQDVLREVEVQEPRFISSLTECNGRFEGLDVLSPVEFEVVLYLNQMGLLNFVDDGSLPGCAVLKLGDGRKRSMSLWVEFITASGYLSARKIRSRFQTLVAQACDKCAYRDSVKMIADTTEVKLRIRERYVVQITPSFKCSGVWPRSAAHWPIPHIPWPHPNIVAEVKTEGFDLLSKECYAMQGKQSAMEGDAWVMSFTEVESRLLFGGCRRRCLSLLKTLRDRHLELPGNPVTSYHIKTLVLYECEKHPMETEWDEASLGDRINGILLQLISCLQCRRCPHYFLPQLDLFKGKSPSALENAAKQVWRLTRELLTNSNAFDSL; from the coding sequence ATGTTAGTGCCGGCGGATATGATGTCGGCCCAATCCAAAATGCTGTACCAGATCAATAAATATTGTACTGAGCAGGTGCAGGCTAGGAAAGTGACGATCGCTAAGACAATACGGGAAGTGTGTAAAGTGGTGCAGGACGTGCTGAGGGAAGTGGAGGTCCAGGAACCGAGGTTTATTTCGTCCTTGACTGAGTGCAATGGGAGGTTTGAGGGTCTGGATGTCCTTTCACCCGTCGAATTCGAAGTGGTATTGTACCTGAACCAGATGGGGTTGTTGAACTTTGTGGACGATGGATCTCTGCCGGGGTGCGCGGTCCTGAAGCTCGGGGACGGCCGCAAGCGGTCCATGTCGCTGTGGGTGGAGTTCATCACGGCCTCCGGGTACCTCTCGGCCCGCAAGATCCGGTCGCGCTTCCAGACGCTGGTGGCCCAGGCGTGTGACAAGTGCGCGTACCGGGACTCGGTGAAGATGATCGCCGACACGACAGAGGTGAAGCTGAGGATACGCGAACGCTACGTTGTGCAGATCACGCCGTCCTTCAAGTGTTCCGGAGTGTGGCCTCGGTCCGCAGCCCACTGGCCCATCCCGCACATCCCCTGGCCGCATCCCAACATCGTGGCCGAGGTCAAGACGGAAGGGTTCGATCTGTTATCCAAGGAGTGTTACGCCATGCAGGGTAAACAGTCGGCGATGGAAGGCGACGCCTGGGTCATGTCATTCACCGAGGTGGAGAGCAGACTGCTCTTCGGGGGCTGCAGGAGGCGGTGTCTCAGTCTGCTGAAGACCTTGAGGGACCGACACCTCGAGCTCCCAGGCAATCCGGTGACCAGCTACCACATCAAGACTCTGGTGCTGTACGAGTGCGAGAAACACCCCATGGAGACAGAGTGGGACGAGGCCAGCCTGGGCGACAGGATCAACGGCATCCTGCTGCAACTGATCTCCTGCCTGCAGTGTCGCCGCTGTCCGCATTACTTCCTTCCGCAACTCGACCTTTTCAAGGGCAAGTCGCCCTCGGCCCTCGAGAACGCCGCCAAGCAGGTCTGGAGACTCACCAGAGAACTCCTCACCAACTCCAACGCTTTCGATAGCCTTTAA